The DNA window GCGCTGGGCGCGCTGCCGGACCGTTCGCAATGGGTCGCCGAGTGCCAGGAACGCAAGCGCACCATGCTGCGCAAGACGCACTTCGACAACGAGCCGATCAAGCCGCAGCGCGTGTACGAAGAGATGAACAAGGCGTTTGGCCAGGAAACCTGCTACGTCAGCACGATCGGCCTGTCGCAGATCGCCGCCGCGCAGTTCCTGCACGTGTACAAGCCGCGCAACTGGATCAACTGCGGCCAGGCCGGCCCGCTGGGCTGGACTATCTCCGCCGCGCTGGGCGTGTGCGCAGCCGATCCGGAACGCCAAGTCGTCGCCATCTCGGGTGACTACGACTTCCAGTTCATGATCGAGGAACTGGCCGTGGGCGCGCAATTCAACCTGCCGTACCTGCACGTCGTCGTCAACAACGCGTACCTGGGCCTGATCCGCCAGGCGCAGCGCAACTTCGACATCGACTACTGCGTGCAACTGGCGTTCGAGAACGTGAACGCGCCGGAACTGGGCGTGTATGGCGTGGACCACGTGGCCGTCGTCGAAGGCCTGGGTTGCAAGGCGATCCGTGTCCGTGAAATCGCCGACATCCAGCCGGCATTCGCCAAGGCCCGCGAGCTGATGAAGGAATTCCGCGTGCCGGTCGTGGTCGAGATCATGCTGGAACGTATCACGAACATCGCGATGGGCACCGAGATCAACGCCATCAACGAGTTCGAGGCGCTGGCCACGGAAGAAGGCGATGCACCGACCGCCGTCAAGCCGCGCCTGAAGTAAGCGACGTAACGGAAGCACAGCCCGGCAAGGTGCCGGGCTGCAAGCAACAAGCATTGCACGAGCAAACAAGGAGAACCACATGCCAAGATTCGCAGCCAACCTGACCATGCTCTTCAACGAGCTGCCGTTCCTGGAACGCTTCAAGGCCGCCGCCGACGCGGGCTTCAAGGGCGTCGAGTACCTGTTCCCGTACCCGTTCGCCAAGGAAGAACTGGCGGCGCAGCTGGAACAGCACGGCCTCACGCAGGTGTTGCACAACCTGCCAGCCGGTAACTGGGAAAAGGGCGAGCGGGGTATTGCCTGCCATCCGGACCGCGTGGAAGAATTCCGCGAAGGCGTGGACCGGGCGATCGAATACGCGACCGCGCTGCGCTGCCGCACCGTGAACTGCCTGGTGGGCATCGCGCCGGCCGGCGTTTCCGAGGAAGTGCTGCGCAAGACCGTGGTCGACAACCTGGCCTACGCGGCGGCAAAGCTGAAGGAAGCGGGCATCCGCCTGCTGGTCGAGCCGATCAACACGTACGACATTCCCGGCTTCTACCTGAACCGCACGGAACAGGCGCTGCGCCTGCTCGACGAAGTGGGCTCCGACAACCTGTTCGTGCAGTACGACGTGTACCACGCCCAGCGCACCGAAGGGGAACTGGGCGCCACGCTGACACGGCACCTGAACCGCATCGGCCACATCCAGGTGGCGGACAACCCGGGCCGCAATGAACCGGGCACCGGCGAAATCAACTACGGCTGGCTGTTCCGCCACATCGACAAGATCGGCTACGACGGCTGGATCGGCTGCGAATACAAGCCCGCCGGCGACACGCGCGAAGGCCTGAGCTGGCTCCAGGACGTGAAGTAAGCAATACACGCAGTACACGCACTACACATAGCAGTACCCCGGACAACTGAAGAGAACACAGAGGAGAACATCATGGCAAATATCGGATTCATCGGCCTGGGCATCATGGGCACCCCGATGGCGAAACACCTGGCGGACGCCGGCAACACCCTGTTCACGTACTCGCAGACCCCGACCCCGTCGAACCTGATCGAAGCCGGCGCCAACGTGTGCGCCTGCGGTACCGACGTGGCCAAGGCCGCCGACATCATCTTCGTGATGGTGCCGGATACGCCGCACGTGGAAGACGTGCTGTTCGGCGAGCACGGCCTGTCGAAAGGCCTGACCGCCGGCAAGATCGTCGTCGACATGAGCTCGATCTCGCCGGTCGCCACGAAGGATTTCGCCAAGCGCATCAACGCGCTGGGCTGCGAATACCTGGATGCGCCCGTGTCCGGCGGTGAAGTCGGCGCCAAGGCCGCTTCGCTGACGATCATGGTCGGCGGCAGCCCGGAAGCGTTCGAGAAAGTGAAGCCGCTGTTCCAGCTGATGGGCAAGAACATCACGCTGGTGGGCGGCAACGGCGACGGCCAGATCACCAAGGTGGCCAACCAGATCATCGTGGCGCTGACCATCGAAGCGGTCGGCGAGGCGCTGCTGCTGGCCGCCAAGGCCGGTGCCGATCCGGCCCGCGTGCGTGAAGCGCTGATGGGTGGCTTCGCTGCCTCGCGCATCCTGGAAGTCCACGGCGAGCGCATGATCAAGCGCACGTTCGATCCGGGCTTCCGCATCGACCTGCACCGCAAGGACCTGAACCTGGCCCTGACGACCGCACGCCAGCTGAACATGTCGCTGCCGAACACGGCGACCGCGCAGGAACTGTTCAACGCCTGCGCCGCGCGCGACGGCGGTAACTGGGATCACTCGGCCATGGTCCGTGCCCTGGAAGTGATGGCCAACTTCGAGATCGGCCAGCAGGCAGGGAACTCGAAATGATCGCCGCGCCGCGTGAACTGTTAGGGGCAATGTTTACCGCCGCCGTGAACGCGGCGCAGCCATCGCTCACCATCGGCAAGTACCTGCCGCCCGCGCCCAAGGGCCGCACGATCGTCATTGGCGCCGGCAAGGCGTCGGCGGCGATGGCCCAGGCGCTGGAAAAAAACTGGCCGGGCAAGATCGACGGCATCGTCGTGACCCGCTACGGCTATGCCGTGCCGTGCGAACGCATCGAGATCCTCGAGGCGGCGCACCCGGTGCCCGACGCGGCCGGCCGCATCGCGGCCGAGCGCATCCTCGGCGCCGTGCAGGGGCTGACGAGTGACGACCTGGTGATCTGCCTGATCTCCGGCGGCGGCTCTTCGCTGCTGCCGCTGCCGGGCGAGGGCGTCACGCTGGAGGACAAGCAGGCGATCAACCGCGCGCTGCTGGCCTCGGGCGCCACGATTACCGAGATGAACTGCGTGCGCCGCCACCTGTCCGCCATCAAGGGCGGCCGGCTGGCAGCGGCCTGCTACCCGGCGCGCGTGGTCAATCTCCTGATTTCCGACGTGCCGGGCGACCACCCGGCCGACATCGCCTCCGGTCCGACCGTGGGCGACGCGACGACCTGCGCCGACGCGCTGGACATCGTCAAGCGCTACGGCATCGAGCTACCCGCCGGCGCGCGCCGCCTGCTGGAAAGCGGCGATGGCGAAACGATCAAGCCGGGCGACCGCCGCCTGGAAAACGTCACCACCCACATCATCGCCTCGCCGCAACAGGCGCTGGAAGCGGCTGCCGCCGTGGCCCGCGACGCCGGCGTGACGCCCGTGATCCTGGGCGACAGCATCGAAGGCGAAGCGCGCGAGGTGGCCCGCGTGATGGGCGGCATCGCACTGCAGGTTCATCGCCACGACCAGCCCGTGCCGAAGCCGTGCGTGCTGCTGTCCGGCGGGGAAACCACGGTGACGCTGCGCGGCAATGGCCGCGGTGGCCGTAACGTGGAATTCCTGTTGGCCCTCGCGATCGCGCTCGATGGCGCATCCGACGTGCACGGCGTAGCCGCCGACACCGATGGTGTCGATGGGGCCGAAGAAGTGGCCGGCGCCTTCATCGGCCCGGACACGCTGGCACGCGCCTGGGCCAGCGGCATCCGTCCTCGCGACAGCCTGGACAACAATGACGGGCATGGTTTCTTTGGCGCCCTGGGCGACGCACTGATCACCGGGCCCACCCTTACCAACGTCAACGACTTCCGGGCAATCCTGCTGGTGTAACAGCGGGCTGTAACAACGGGGCGGCAAATTCGCGGATGCGATGCCGCAGCCCCGGTTTCCGATGTCCTGAACGCATAAAAATATTTGGAGAACGCATGCTGCGCAAGCGCCGCTCACGGATTCTGGCTACCCTCGGGCCGTCCAGTTCCACGTACCAATCGATTCACGCGCTGGCCAAGGCCGGCGCCGATGTCTTCCGCCTGAACTTCAGCCACGGCAGCCATGCCGACCACGCCGAGCGCTATCGCACGATCCGCGACGTGGAAAAGGAAATCGGCCGTCCGATCGGCATCCTGATGGACCTGCAAGGGCCGAAGCTGCGCATCGGCCGCCTGTCCGGCGGCAAGGTGCAGCTCACGGAAGGCAAGAAGTTCCGGCTGGACCTGAATCCGGCGGAGGGCGACGCGACGCGCGCCAACCTGCCGCACCCGGAAATCTTCGCCGCGCTGGAAGCGGGCACCGACCTGCTGCTCGATGACGGCAAGCTGCGCCTGCGCGTCGATGCGTGCAGCGCCGAACATGCCGAGACCACTGTGCTGACGGGCGGCGTGCTGTCCGACCGCAAGGGCGTCAACGTGCCCGGCGTGGTGCTGCCGATCTCGCCGCTGACGGAAAAAGACCGTGCCGACCTGGCGTTCGGCCTGGAGCTGGGAGTGGACTGGGTAGCGCTGTCATTCGTACAACGCCCTGAAGACCTCACCGAGGCGCGCGCGCTGATCGGCGACAAGGCCTGGATCATGGCCAAGCTGGAAAAGCCGGCCGCCATCGATGCGCTGGAAGGCATCGTCGCGCTGTCCGACGGCATCATGGTGGCGCGGGGCGACCTGGGCGTCGAACTGCCGGCCCACCAGGTGCCGGTGCTGCAGCGGCGCATCGTGCATGCGGCGCGGGCAGCCGGCAAGCCGGTCGTCGTTGCCACGCAGATGCTGGAATCGATGATCGCATCGCCAGTGCCCACGCGTGCCGAAGTCTCCGACGTGGCCACCGCGATCTACCAGGGCGCCGACGCCGTGATGCTGTCCGCGGAATCGGCTTCGGGCCAGTTCCCGGTCGAATCGGTATCCGTGATGGACAACGTGATCACCGAGGTGGAGCAGGATCCGCTGTGGCGCGACGGTCTCGATGCCAGCCATTCGCCGTCGACGGCAACGACGGCGGATGCGATCTGCTGCGCGCTGCGCCGCGTCGACCGGCTACTCAAGCCCGCCGCCACGGTCACGTACACGATGAGCGGCGCAAGCTGCCTGCGCGCCAGCCGCGAGCGGCCCAACACGCCGATCCTGGCGCTCACGCCGCAACCGGCTATCGCGCGCCGCCTGGCCATCGCCTGGGGCGTGCACCCGATGTCGTTCGCCGAGGCGACGACGCTGGGCGGCATGATCGCCGACGCGCCGGCTGCCGCCGTCCGCTGCGGCCTCGCCGTGCCGGGCGACGACGTGGTCGTCATTGCCGGATATCCGTCCGGCGCCGCGGGCAGCACCAACCTGCTGCACGTCGTACGAGTCGAGTAACAAGTTGTTGTAAAGAGCTGTTGTTGTAAAGAGCTGTAGCTGTAGATGGGGGAAAGGACAGGTCGGGGGCCTGTCCTTTTTTTTCGTCCCATGGTTTTAGCGGGTCCGGCCCGCGTGCGGTACGGACGCTGTATCATCCCGGGCTCACCAAATTTCGCAACGCATGTTTTCTTTTCCTCTCTTGCCCGGCGCTTCGCGCGCCCTGCGGGCTGGCGACCTGCCGGCTCTCCTGGCCATCCAGCAAGCCTGTTATGGCGCCGCCTACATCGAGAGCGCGCAGGTGTACGCGCGCCGGCTGGCCAGCCCGGTCAACTGCTCGCGCGTGTGGGAGCGCGATGGCCAGGTGTGCGCCTACTTGGCGGCCTATCGTTCGCTGCTTGGGAAGGTCACGCCGCTGCACGGCGACTTCGGGGTGCCGCATGGCGCGGCCGATACGCTGTACGTGCACGACATGGCGGTGCTGCCGTCATGCGCGGGGCAGGGAATCGCCCGCGCGCTGCTCGAATCAGTGTGGGAAGAGGGCAGGGCCGCCGGGCTGCGCCACAGCGCCCTCGTGTCGGTGCAGGATTCGCGGGCGTACTGGGAGCGTTGCGGCTATGACGCCCGCGCGCCGTCAGGCCAGGCCGACCTGGCGCGGCTGGCCAGCTATGGCGATGGCGCCATCTACATGGTGCGCGAGCTCGATCTGGCGGGTTGATGACAGCGTGCGGATAGTACAGGGGCAGCGCTAAAGCCGCCGCGGCGCCCGCCTACTTGATGTTCGCCGCCAGCTTTTCCCACACGGCGTCCCCGATATCCGGGCGGCCGTCGGGTGCGCGCAGCACCAGGAAGAACACGTCTTTCTTCACACCGGTGGACATGTACATGAAATAGGCCGGCAGGCCGGTGGTGCGGCTGGTCATCGAGATCATCACGGCCGGATGCTTCGCGTCCTTGAACTGCCTGACCTTGACGTTGGTGGCCGATTCGCGCAGCTTGTTCAACGACCCGGGGTCGTCGATGCCGTAGAAGGTCTTGTAGCGCGCATCATAGGTGACCACGGTGGCCGTCGAACCGTACATATAGCCGTTGGCGCCCGGCAGGTTCTCGGCGGTTGCCCTTGCCGAATCGGCCGGTCGCATCCAGTACGAGTAGCCGATCTTCTTGATGTTCGACTGCGCGTACTCGACCGGCACGGGCACGTTCAGCGCGATGGGCTGCGGCAGGCGGCCCTTCATGAACACGTTGATCGGTACGTCGCGCGTCTGCACGGATGCGGCAGGCGCGGTGGGTGCTGCGGGCGTGGCGGGTGCGGTCCACGCCGCGGTGCTGGCAGCCAGGCCGGCCGCAAGGAAAAGCAGTTTCATGTTGAACCCCGGTTGACCGGCATTCCGCCGAGCGCGATGCGCGCCGGCGGAAGCGCGATCAGTTGTGAATGTATTTCGTGAAGACGTCGCTGAAATCGCGCTTGGTATGCGTGTCGAGGACGGCCGTGTTCAGTGCCGCCAGCAGCGCGTTGAACTGGGTGGTGAGGCTGCCGCCATCCGGCGCGATATTGAGCTTGTGGACGGAGGCCGTCGCTTCCAGCGCACGCAATGCATTCTTGCGGCACACCTCGTCGCGGCGCTGCTGCCGGCCGATCGAGATCAGGGCCTTGTAGATGTCCTTCAGCTGCTCGATGAACGTTTTCTTCACGTCGATCGAAAATGCGATGTCGTCCATCCTGAACTTCAGCTCGATGTCCATGTCCAGCGTGCCGGCGGTCTCGATGGCGACACCCGAGATCTGGAACGACGAATATTCGTAGCGTTTGATGGAACGCTTCGACGACACGGCCGAGTCGCCATCCACGTGGATCAGCGCGAGGTTGGTGAAGCAGTACTCATCTTTCTTGCTCTTGATGAGGAAGAATATCTGCTCGTCGTCTTCGCTGAACAGGTAATCGTCCGCATCGACCTTGTTGTAGTCGGCAGGCCCGACGATCACGCCGATATCACTGATGCCCAGCGCATCCGCCGCGAATTTCTTGAACATGGTTTTATCCCCGTTTTGGTGAAAGCGGCAACATTAACATTATT is part of the Pseudoduganella lutea genome and encodes:
- the hyi gene encoding hydroxypyruvate isomerase, whose translation is MPRFAANLTMLFNELPFLERFKAAADAGFKGVEYLFPYPFAKEELAAQLEQHGLTQVLHNLPAGNWEKGERGIACHPDRVEEFREGVDRAIEYATALRCRTVNCLVGIAPAGVSEEVLRKTVVDNLAYAAAKLKEAGIRLLVEPINTYDIPGFYLNRTEQALRLLDEVGSDNLFVQYDVYHAQRTEGELGATLTRHLNRIGHIQVADNPGRNEPGTGEINYGWLFRHIDKIGYDGWIGCEYKPAGDTREGLSWLQDVK
- a CDS encoding 2-hydroxy-3-oxopropionate reductase, whose product is MANIGFIGLGIMGTPMAKHLADAGNTLFTYSQTPTPSNLIEAGANVCACGTDVAKAADIIFVMVPDTPHVEDVLFGEHGLSKGLTAGKIVVDMSSISPVATKDFAKRINALGCEYLDAPVSGGEVGAKAASLTIMVGGSPEAFEKVKPLFQLMGKNITLVGGNGDGQITKVANQIIVALTIEAVGEALLLAAKAGADPARVREALMGGFAASRILEVHGERMIKRTFDPGFRIDLHRKDLNLALTTARQLNMSLPNTATAQELFNACAARDGGNWDHSAMVRALEVMANFEIGQQAGNSK
- a CDS encoding glycerate kinase type-2 family protein, which gives rise to MIAAPRELLGAMFTAAVNAAQPSLTIGKYLPPAPKGRTIVIGAGKASAAMAQALEKNWPGKIDGIVVTRYGYAVPCERIEILEAAHPVPDAAGRIAAERILGAVQGLTSDDLVICLISGGGSSLLPLPGEGVTLEDKQAINRALLASGATITEMNCVRRHLSAIKGGRLAAACYPARVVNLLISDVPGDHPADIASGPTVGDATTCADALDIVKRYGIELPAGARRLLESGDGETIKPGDRRLENVTTHIIASPQQALEAAAAVARDAGVTPVILGDSIEGEAREVARVMGGIALQVHRHDQPVPKPCVLLSGGETTVTLRGNGRGGRNVEFLLALAIALDGASDVHGVAADTDGVDGAEEVAGAFIGPDTLARAWASGIRPRDSLDNNDGHGFFGALGDALITGPTLTNVNDFRAILLV
- the pyk gene encoding pyruvate kinase, coding for MLRKRRSRILATLGPSSSTYQSIHALAKAGADVFRLNFSHGSHADHAERYRTIRDVEKEIGRPIGILMDLQGPKLRIGRLSGGKVQLTEGKKFRLDLNPAEGDATRANLPHPEIFAALEAGTDLLLDDGKLRLRVDACSAEHAETTVLTGGVLSDRKGVNVPGVVLPISPLTEKDRADLAFGLELGVDWVALSFVQRPEDLTEARALIGDKAWIMAKLEKPAAIDALEGIVALSDGIMVARGDLGVELPAHQVPVLQRRIVHAARAAGKPVVVATQMLESMIASPVPTRAEVSDVATAIYQGADAVMLSAESASGQFPVESVSVMDNVITEVEQDPLWRDGLDASHSPSTATTADAICCALRRVDRLLKPAATVTYTMSGASCLRASRERPNTPILALTPQPAIARRLAIAWGVHPMSFAEATTLGGMIADAPAAAVRCGLAVPGDDVVVIAGYPSGAAGSTNLLHVVRVE
- a CDS encoding GNAT family N-acetyltransferase is translated as MFSFPLLPGASRALRAGDLPALLAIQQACYGAAYIESAQVYARRLASPVNCSRVWERDGQVCAYLAAYRSLLGKVTPLHGDFGVPHGAADTLYVHDMAVLPSCAGQGIARALLESVWEEGRAAGLRHSALVSVQDSRAYWERCGYDARAPSGQADLARLASYGDGAIYMVRELDLAG
- a CDS encoding PH domain-containing protein, whose product is MFKKFAADALGISDIGVIVGPADYNKVDADDYLFSEDDEQIFFLIKSKKDEYCFTNLALIHVDGDSAVSSKRSIKRYEYSSFQISGVAIETAGTLDMDIELKFRMDDIAFSIDVKKTFIEQLKDIYKALISIGRQQRRDEVCRKNALRALEATASVHKLNIAPDGGSLTTQFNALLAALNTAVLDTHTKRDFSDVFTKYIHN